A section of the Terriglobia bacterium genome encodes:
- a CDS encoding peroxiredoxin family protein — protein sequence MRNLQANYKKLEDADTQVVGVSMDSPFANKAFGDSLGVNFPIASDWFDEGAATKEYGLWEPKYKAARRATFLVGKDGKIEEIQVDREAVDPTKVVTACERKKHS from the coding sequence ATGCGCAACCTCCAAGCGAATTATAAGAAGCTGGAGGATGCGGACACCCAGGTCGTGGGTGTGAGCATGGACAGTCCATTCGCGAACAAGGCATTTGGCGATTCGTTAGGGGTCAACTTCCCTATCGCCAGCGACTGGTTCGACGAGGGCGCGGCGACAAAGGAATACGGGCTGTGGGAGCCAAAGTACAAGGCGGCGCGCCGGGCGACTTTCCTGGTGGGAAAGGACGGAAAGATCGAGGAGATCCAGGTGGATCGAGAGGCGGTTGATCCCACCAAAGTCGTGACCGCGTGCGAGCGGAAGAAGCATTCTTAG
- a CDS encoding divalent-cation tolerance protein CutA: protein MTDKRIVLTTAGTREEAGKIARALVERRLAACVNVVAIESVYRWTDKVENAQEWLLLVKTTAGAFDDVDTAIRELHSYELPECVALLIEGGNEEYLEWIGENVGIE, encoded by the coding sequence ATGACCGACAAGAGAATTGTGCTGACGACGGCAGGAACGCGCGAAGAGGCGGGAAAGATCGCGCGGGCGCTGGTGGAGCGGCGGCTGGCGGCGTGCGTGAACGTGGTCGCCATCGAATCGGTGTACCGCTGGACGGACAAGGTGGAAAATGCTCAGGAGTGGCTGCTGCTGGTGAAAACTACGGCGGGGGCATTCGACGATGTGGACACAGCCATCCGGGAACTGCATTCCTACGAGCTGCCGGAGTGTGTGGCGCTTCTGATTGAGGGCGGCAACGAAGAGTATTTGGAGTGGATCGGGGAGAACGTGGGGATCGAGTGA
- a CDS encoding redoxin domain-containing protein codes for MRKIAIYALLTLLSLAAVLGTPETLRAQEKEKPAPLKLKVGDMAPDFNLKYFDGAKVQDISLHEFHGKKNVVVAFFVFAFTGG; via the coding sequence ATGAGAAAAATCGCGATTTACGCTCTGCTCACGCTGCTGAGTCTGGCGGCGGTTCTGGGCACACCGGAAACACTGCGCGCCCAGGAGAAGGAAAAACCGGCGCCGTTGAAGCTGAAGGTCGGCGACATGGCCCCCGATTTCAACCTTAAGTATTTCGACGGCGCGAAGGTGCAGGACATATCGCTGCACGAGTTTCACGGCAAGAAAAACGTGGTGGTGGCGTTCTTCGTGTTCGCCTTTACCGGGGGTTGA
- a CDS encoding phosphoglucomutase/phosphomannomutase family protein produces MPVAIKFGTSGWRAVIAEDFTFANVRRAITGIARYVASRKPQGAAVILGRDPRFLGESLVSLAADLLAAQNVIPRVIPDPAPTPAIAWAVIRTKSDGAINFTASHNPPEYNGIKFSTPDGAPALPEVTAQIEAEIAALDGAPSPASPGAAHPPSSAVKREEIDVAPDYLARLKEVIDLDAIKKANLRVAFDPLWGAARDYPDHLLRRAGIEVVTVHDFRDVLFGGHAPEPDDHLLEDLRAAMKRSQAHIGISTDGDADRFGILDQDGAFISPNYIIALLFDYLVETRGWRNGVAKSVATTNLVNALAEHHKVQLYETPVGFKYIGELIDRDKIAIGGEESAGLSIRHHVPEKDGILAGLLCCEMVARRGRTLRRQLDDLFVKVGSFYPRRENFRLTPEVKAKFTSKVQADPRELGGRRVREVVRTDGLKLIFDDGSWVCYRLSGTEPVVRVYSEARSSDDLDRLSTAAKQWILE; encoded by the coding sequence ATGCCCGTTGCCATCAAGTTCGGTACCTCCGGCTGGCGCGCCGTGATTGCCGAGGATTTCACCTTCGCCAACGTTCGCCGCGCCATTACCGGAATTGCGCGTTACGTCGCTTCGAGAAAGCCGCAGGGCGCCGCCGTCATCCTCGGCCGCGATCCGCGCTTTCTGGGTGAATCCCTGGTCTCTCTTGCTGCCGATCTTCTCGCCGCCCAAAACGTTATTCCGCGCGTGATTCCTGATCCCGCTCCCACGCCCGCCATCGCCTGGGCCGTGATCCGCACCAAGTCCGACGGCGCCATCAACTTCACCGCCTCACACAATCCGCCCGAGTATAACGGCATCAAGTTCTCCACGCCCGACGGCGCCCCTGCGCTCCCCGAGGTCACCGCCCAGATCGAAGCCGAAATCGCCGCGCTCGATGGAGCGCCGTCACCCGCAAGTCCCGGTGCAGCGCACCCGCCATCGAGCGCAGTCAAGCGCGAAGAAATTGACGTTGCTCCCGACTACCTCGCCCGCCTCAAAGAAGTCATTGACCTCGACGCCATCAAAAAGGCGAACCTGCGGGTCGCCTTCGATCCGCTCTGGGGCGCTGCCCGGGACTATCCCGACCATCTCCTCCGCCGCGCCGGCATCGAGGTCGTCACCGTGCACGATTTCCGCGATGTGCTCTTCGGCGGCCACGCACCCGAACCCGACGACCACCTCCTCGAAGACCTTCGCGCCGCCATGAAAAGGTCGCAGGCGCATATCGGCATCTCTACCGACGGCGATGCCGACCGCTTCGGCATCCTCGATCAGGACGGCGCCTTCATCTCGCCCAACTACATCATCGCCCTCCTCTTCGATTACCTCGTCGAAACCCGCGGTTGGCGCAACGGCGTTGCCAAATCCGTGGCCACCACCAACCTGGTCAACGCTCTCGCCGAGCACCACAAAGTGCAGCTCTACGAAACCCCGGTCGGCTTCAAATACATCGGCGAACTCATTGATCGGGACAAGATCGCCATTGGTGGTGAGGAATCCGCCGGGCTTTCCATCCGCCATCACGTCCCGGAAAAGGATGGCATTCTGGCCGGCTTGCTGTGCTGCGAGATGGTGGCGCGCCGCGGACGCACGCTGCGCCGCCAACTCGACGATTTATTTGTCAAAGTTGGTTCCTTCTACCCGCGCCGCGAGAACTTCCGCTTGACCCCCGAGGTCAAAGCGAAGTTCACTAGCAAAGTGCAGGCCGATCCTCGCGAACTCGGCGGGCGCCGGGTCCGCGAAGTCGTCCGCACCGACGGCCTGAAGCTGATTTTCGACGATGGCTCCTGGGTTTGCTATCGCCTTTCCGGCACCGAACCGGTGGTGCGCGTCTATTCTGAAGCGCGCAGCTCCGACGACCTGGACAGGCTCAGCACCGCTGCCAAGCAGTGGATTCTTGAATGA
- a CDS encoding sodium:solute symporter, translating into MGLDRVDLIIIAVYLAGITAFGVSFRKRQRSLRDYFLADRNVPWWAISLSIVAAETSTLTIISIPGLAYRSNLTFLQLVMGYVVGRVIISFLLIPHYFRGELYTAYQLMERRFGGKLRSLTASLFLITRAAAEGVRVFAVAIVVRIMLGAALRGFGDFQRDLIAIGIVTALTLIYTFEGGMTAVIWTDVVQMFIYVGGTLVGFATLLHLVPGGWSGVSTVAGAAGKFRILDFSPEFFQVYTFWAGLIGGAFLTTASHGTDQLIVQRLLAARSEGQSKLALIASGLAVFFQFGLFLLVGVLLFVLYHTAASAPAWASYDEIFPTFIVTRMPHGVSGLLIAAILAAAMSNLSAALNSLSSSSMVDFYLRRRPETGERERLRLSRISTLLWAVVLFGLALLSRNIKVVVEVGLAIASVAYGALLGVFVLGVLTKKANERGAMVGFFCGFVFNLYLWQEQQLWGAISRRTGFSLALPHGGVPFTWYVALGCGLTFAIGYAASLLYARHPVNEMSTSSRGRDG; encoded by the coding sequence ATGGGACTGGATCGGGTGGATCTGATCATCATCGCGGTGTACCTGGCGGGCATCACCGCTTTCGGCGTGAGCTTCCGCAAACGCCAGCGCTCGCTGCGCGACTACTTTCTCGCCGACCGCAACGTGCCGTGGTGGGCGATTTCACTCTCCATCGTGGCGGCGGAAACCAGCACGCTGACCATCATCAGCATTCCCGGGCTGGCGTATCGCAGCAATCTGACGTTCCTGCAACTTGTGATGGGCTACGTGGTGGGGCGCGTGATCATCAGCTTCCTCCTCATCCCGCACTATTTCCGGGGTGAGCTGTACACCGCGTACCAGTTGATGGAAAGGCGGTTCGGGGGCAAGCTGCGGTCACTGACCGCAAGCCTGTTCCTAATCACGCGGGCGGCGGCGGAAGGGGTGCGGGTATTCGCCGTCGCGATCGTGGTGCGGATCATGCTGGGCGCGGCGCTGCGCGGGTTCGGTGACTTCCAGCGCGACCTGATCGCCATCGGCATCGTGACCGCGCTAACCCTCATTTACACATTCGAAGGCGGAATGACGGCGGTGATCTGGACCGACGTGGTGCAGATGTTCATCTATGTGGGCGGAACGCTGGTCGGGTTTGCGACGCTGCTTCACCTGGTGCCGGGCGGGTGGTCAGGGGTGAGCACGGTTGCGGGCGCGGCGGGAAAGTTCCGCATACTCGACTTCTCGCCGGAGTTCTTCCAGGTGTACACCTTCTGGGCAGGATTGATCGGCGGCGCGTTTCTGACGACGGCCAGCCACGGCACCGATCAGTTGATCGTGCAGCGTCTGCTGGCGGCGCGCTCTGAAGGGCAGTCGAAGCTGGCGCTGATCGCCAGCGGCCTCGCGGTATTTTTTCAATTCGGTCTGTTTCTGCTGGTCGGCGTTTTGCTGTTCGTGCTGTATCACACCGCCGCGTCGGCCCCCGCATGGGCTTCTTACGACGAAATATTCCCCACGTTCATCGTGACACGAATGCCGCACGGAGTCTCGGGCCTGCTGATCGCGGCGATTCTGGCGGCGGCGATGAGCAACCTGAGCGCGGCGCTCAACTCGCTGTCCTCGAGCTCCATGGTTGACTTTTACCTGCGGCGGCGTCCGGAGACGGGCGAGCGCGAGCGCTTGCGCCTGTCGCGAATTTCCACCCTGCTGTGGGCGGTGGTGCTGTTCGGGCTGGCGCTGCTTTCGCGCAATATCAAGGTCGTGGTGGAGGTCGGGCTGGCGATCGCATCGGTGGCGTACGGCGCGCTGCTCGGCGTCTTCGTGCTGGGCGTACTCACGAAAAAAGCCAACGAACGCGGCGCCATGGTGGGTTTCTTCTGCGGATTCGTCTTCAATCTTTATCTCTGGCAGGAGCAGCAGCTGTGGGGGGCCATTTCGCGCCGGACTGGCTTCTCGCTGGCGCTTCCGCACGGAGGAGTGCCCTTCACCTGGTACGTGGCCCTGGGTTGCGGGCTGACGTTTGCGATCGGGTACGCTGCCAGCCTGCTGTACGCGCGCCATCCAGTCAACGAGATGTCGACCAGCAGCCGAGGACGCGATGGCTGA
- a CDS encoding septum formation initiator family protein: protein MNYRPIPINTTRAQLQKRAVALARRAGHLLYDLRTKLATIAVAVLAVMLAVHVIFGANGMMVYQKKKAELRTLQKDADQLQRENQALSDRIKALKTDPNAIEKEAREQLHYARPGEVIYLTPEQASPNTPPPNASAKK, encoded by the coding sequence ATGAATTACCGCCCCATCCCGATCAACACCACGCGCGCGCAACTGCAAAAACGCGCCGTCGCACTCGCCCGCCGCGCCGGCCACCTGCTCTACGACCTCCGCACCAAGCTCGCCACCATCGCCGTTGCCGTGCTCGCCGTCATGCTTGCCGTGCACGTCATCTTCGGCGCCAACGGCATGATGGTGTACCAGAAAAAGAAGGCGGAACTCCGCACCCTGCAAAAAGACGCGGACCAACTCCAGCGGGAGAATCAAGCTTTATCTGACCGCATCAAGGCCCTCAAGACCGACCCCAACGCCATCGAGAAAGAAGCCCGCGAACAGCTTCACTACGCCCGGCCCGGCGAGGTCATATATCTGACCCCCGAACAGGCCAGTCCCAACACTCCTCCGCCCAACGCCTCCGCTAAGAAATAG
- a CDS encoding amino acid permease has translation MAETRPPATARELARDLTVRHASAVVVGTIIGTGIFLVPTEMMQAVGSAKLVYLAWVVGGALSFLGALTYAELGAMKPEAGGEYVYLRDGYGPLAGFVYAWSTLLIAKPGSIATIATGMARILGGFPAFRGLPRTAVASPLTITYAQLLAMALVIFISFINHIGVKRAGEFQLFFTLLKVGLVLTVIVVAFTYGGGRAANYATRFQGAKGGMIGFMIAMLASLWAYDGWNNLNMVAGEIRRPERSIPMALIGGVGIVAALYMLMNAALQYVMPAAGIAATGSPAADAMRIVLGAGAASIFTLVMGFQMLATLNGAVLSGARVPFAAAQDGYFIAALARVHPRYRTPSAAIVFQAALAIVLVLAVGKFQALFSITLFAEWLFYMLTTSTVFVFRWREPDAPRPYRVWGYPVAPAVFIAASAVLLSYTFASNVKNSLLGCLVMLAGIPVYLVFSRKRRTTSR, from the coding sequence ATGGCTGAGACGCGGCCGCCCGCCACAGCCCGCGAACTGGCGCGCGACCTGACGGTGAGGCACGCCTCGGCCGTCGTGGTGGGCACGATCATCGGCACCGGAATTTTCCTGGTACCGACGGAGATGATGCAGGCGGTCGGCTCGGCCAAGCTGGTGTACCTGGCGTGGGTGGTGGGCGGGGCGCTGTCGTTCCTGGGCGCGCTCACCTATGCCGAGCTGGGCGCGATGAAGCCGGAAGCGGGCGGCGAGTACGTTTACCTGCGCGATGGATACGGGCCGCTGGCGGGATTTGTGTACGCGTGGTCCACGCTGCTGATTGCGAAGCCGGGGTCCATTGCGACGATCGCCACCGGAATGGCACGCATCTTGGGCGGGTTCCCGGCGTTTCGAGGATTGCCGCGGACCGCGGTCGCGTCGCCGCTCACCATCACCTACGCGCAACTGCTGGCGATGGCGCTGGTGATCTTCATCTCGTTCATCAACCACATCGGAGTGAAGCGCGCCGGCGAGTTCCAGTTGTTCTTTACGCTGCTAAAAGTGGGACTGGTGTTGACGGTGATCGTGGTCGCGTTCACCTACGGCGGCGGGCGGGCAGCGAACTACGCGACAAGGTTCCAAGGCGCGAAGGGCGGAATGATTGGGTTCATGATCGCGATGCTGGCGTCGCTGTGGGCTTACGACGGCTGGAACAACCTGAACATGGTGGCAGGCGAGATTCGCCGTCCGGAGCGCAGCATTCCGATGGCGCTGATTGGCGGGGTCGGAATCGTGGCTGCGCTGTACATGCTGATGAACGCGGCGCTGCAATACGTGATGCCGGCGGCGGGAATCGCGGCCACGGGCAGTCCCGCGGCAGACGCGATGCGGATTGTGCTGGGAGCGGGCGCGGCGTCGATTTTCACGCTGGTGATGGGCTTCCAGATGCTGGCCACGCTGAACGGCGCGGTGCTGAGCGGAGCGCGCGTGCCCTTCGCGGCAGCGCAAGATGGATACTTCATCGCGGCGCTGGCGCGGGTGCATCCGCGCTACCGCACGCCGTCGGCAGCCATCGTATTTCAGGCGGCGCTGGCCATCGTCCTGGTCCTGGCGGTGGGAAAGTTTCAGGCGCTGTTCTCGATCACCCTGTTCGCCGAGTGGCTGTTCTACATGCTGACCACCAGCACGGTGTTTGTTTTCCGGTGGCGCGAGCCGGATGCGCCGCGGCCCTATCGCGTGTGGGGATATCCGGTGGCGCCGGCGGTGTTTATCGCAGCCTCGGCGGTGCTGCTGTCTTACACGTTCGCGTCGAATGTGAAGAATTCGCTGCTGGGTTGTCTGGTCATGTTGGCGGGAATTCCGGTGTACCTGGTGTTCAGCCGGAAACGACGGACGACCAGCAGATGA